One part of the Salinimonas iocasae genome encodes these proteins:
- a CDS encoding DUF3360 family protein yields MSDKRATTYTDLSRPRAEFASRADYLEHELQVMSPKRWRPNLPGRDYRFEWEDLVPGMAATIGKIVMVAAIVGAFAAPLGLSSEFVIENVRFELIIAAVLFVILISGFLNPSANLAGTHGPLIPLVPLIVASGGHPMALGLLVGLFGFLLGVTKGGSLLARLTSNGVCGGLLLYLGFIGISGQVEKLFTWAQGFDKGYMAFVVLIATVVMYAWLEHIQKRWLAIPLGAGVAAVIALAMGAPFEFSTQPGVPNMNPAYWWGESTGWQLGWPDWSHFVAVLPFAVLAVAMWSPDFLGHQVFQKISYPQKTERVQMNIDDTMMAASTRQAVGSLLGGGNISSSWGTYIIPASIARRPIPAGAVVTGILCIVAAIWGYPMDLAVWPPVLSVALIVGVFLPLMEAGMQMTREGKTTQSAALVVISSVIVNPVFGWSFAMLLDNAGLVGCKDRAHELGKGGRWIIPGIAFIVLCAVMAVIGMFPGVPALLPAFR; encoded by the coding sequence ATGTCCGACAAACGCGCTACAACATACACTGATTTAAGCCGGCCCCGCGCTGAGTTTGCTTCCCGCGCAGATTACCTGGAGCATGAATTACAGGTAATGTCTCCCAAACGCTGGCGTCCTAACCTGCCTGGCCGCGACTACCGTTTCGAATGGGAAGACCTGGTGCCCGGCATGGCAGCTACCATTGGCAAAATTGTGATGGTCGCCGCTATTGTGGGAGCCTTTGCAGCACCACTGGGACTTAGTTCAGAGTTTGTTATCGAGAATGTTCGCTTTGAGTTGATTATCGCGGCCGTGCTGTTCGTGATTCTCATATCCGGCTTTTTAAACCCATCTGCTAATCTGGCAGGTACACATGGCCCTCTTATACCACTGGTGCCACTTATTGTTGCATCAGGCGGTCACCCGATGGCACTGGGGCTATTGGTTGGACTCTTTGGATTTCTGCTGGGAGTAACCAAAGGCGGTAGCTTACTGGCCCGGCTGACCAGCAATGGGGTCTGCGGCGGGCTATTGCTTTATCTCGGTTTTATCGGAATCTCAGGACAGGTTGAGAAGCTCTTCACCTGGGCGCAGGGCTTTGATAAAGGCTACATGGCATTCGTGGTGCTTATTGCTACTGTAGTTATGTATGCCTGGCTGGAACATATTCAAAAGCGCTGGCTAGCAATTCCGCTTGGCGCTGGCGTGGCCGCCGTTATCGCGCTGGCGATGGGTGCCCCTTTTGAGTTTTCCACACAGCCGGGGGTGCCTAATATGAATCCGGCTTACTGGTGGGGAGAATCTACCGGCTGGCAGTTGGGCTGGCCCGACTGGTCGCACTTTGTCGCTGTACTGCCTTTCGCCGTTTTAGCCGTGGCAATGTGGTCACCTGACTTCCTGGGCCATCAGGTATTTCAGAAAATCAGTTATCCGCAAAAAACCGAACGCGTACAAATGAATATAGACGATACCATGATGGCAGCCTCGACACGTCAGGCTGTAGGTAGCCTGCTGGGCGGTGGTAATATCTCGTCATCATGGGGCACATACATCATCCCTGCATCTATCGCCAGACGTCCTATCCCTGCTGGCGCCGTGGTTACCGGCATCCTGTGCATTGTTGCTGCTATTTGGGGCTATCCGATGGATCTTGCAGTCTGGCCGCCGGTGCTCAGTGTTGCGCTGATTGTAGGCGTATTTCTGCCCCTGATGGAAGCGGGCATGCAGATGACACGGGAAGGTAAAACCACACAGTCTGCTGCACTTGTTGTTATCTCTTCTGTGATAGTCAATCCGGTATTTGGCTGGTCATTTGCCATGCTGCTGGATAACGCCGGTCTGGTGGGTTGTAAGGATCGCGCTCACGAGCTGGGCAAAGGTGGCCGATGGATTATTCCGGGCATCGCATTCATCGTTTTATGCGCGGTAATGGCTGTCATCGGTATGTTTCCCGGTGTACCGGCATTGCTGCCAGCGTTCCGATAA
- a CDS encoding BCCT family transporter: MFFGSAFVVILFCIFGGFFTDTSASVFEAAQKWVSTNLGGYYMVITSGFLLFTLWLGLGPFRKVKLGPPDSKPDYSTLSWLCMLFSAGMGVGIVFWGVAEPISHFTDPPFAQAESQAAVGEAMRYSFFHWGLHPWAIYIILGVSLAYFHFRHKLPLAPRAILYPIFGRKVMEGPVGHAVDILCVVGTLLGVSTSLGLGAMQVNSGVSSFSDIPTDKITQISLIGIITAIATVSVVVGLKQGIRRLSQFNLIMTVVLLLFVFVMGPTWFILELMSTSIVEYFQFLPQMSLFDSFEEESDWQATWTYYYWGWWISWSPFVGIFIARISKGRTIGEFVFYVLLLPSLFTFFWFATFGGTALHAQMNGSEIAQVVDENVGFSLHALLQDLPLASITLVWATLAIMVFFITSSDSGSFVDDMVTSGGHPNPAKPQRVFWAVSEGAVAATLLLVGGLSAIQNASISMGAVMSLVLVLACFALVKSLRRDQK; this comes from the coding sequence TTTTTTACCGATACTTCAGCGAGCGTTTTTGAAGCAGCGCAAAAATGGGTGAGTACGAACCTGGGAGGGTATTACATGGTGATAACCTCAGGTTTTTTACTTTTCACTTTGTGGCTGGGCTTAGGGCCCTTCAGAAAAGTAAAACTCGGACCTCCTGACTCGAAGCCTGATTATTCTACTTTATCCTGGTTATGTATGCTGTTTAGTGCCGGCATGGGAGTGGGTATTGTTTTCTGGGGTGTGGCTGAACCTATCTCTCATTTTACTGATCCACCTTTTGCTCAAGCAGAGTCTCAAGCAGCCGTGGGGGAAGCAATGCGCTATAGCTTTTTCCACTGGGGACTTCACCCCTGGGCGATTTACATTATTCTGGGCGTCTCACTGGCTTACTTTCACTTTCGCCACAAATTGCCGCTTGCTCCACGGGCTATACTCTATCCAATTTTTGGCCGTAAGGTAATGGAAGGGCCGGTGGGCCATGCAGTCGATATTTTATGCGTGGTAGGTACGCTTCTGGGGGTTTCTACATCGCTGGGATTAGGCGCTATGCAGGTGAATTCCGGGGTAAGCAGCTTTTCAGATATTCCTACTGACAAAATCACCCAAATTAGCCTGATAGGTATCATCACTGCGATAGCCACAGTCTCAGTTGTAGTAGGGCTAAAGCAAGGCATAAGACGCCTAAGTCAGTTCAACCTTATTATGACAGTTGTCTTATTGCTATTCGTATTCGTGATGGGGCCTACGTGGTTCATTCTCGAGCTAATGTCCACCAGTATAGTAGAGTATTTTCAGTTTCTTCCTCAAATGAGTTTGTTTGACTCATTTGAGGAAGAGAGCGACTGGCAGGCTACATGGACTTATTATTATTGGGGATGGTGGATCTCCTGGTCGCCGTTTGTAGGTATCTTTATTGCCCGAATATCTAAAGGCCGGACAATCGGTGAATTTGTATTTTATGTGCTTTTGTTGCCAAGTCTCTTTACCTTTTTCTGGTTTGCAACATTTGGTGGAACAGCCCTTCATGCGCAAATGAATGGTTCTGAGATAGCACAGGTTGTCGATGAAAATGTTGGGTTTTCATTGCATGCTTTACTTCAGGATCTGCCGTTAGCAAGTATAACTTTGGTCTGGGCAACGCTGGCAATAATGGTGTTCTTTATTACCTCTTCTGATTCCGGGTCTTTCGTGGATGACATGGTAACCTCTGGTGGTCATCCCAATCCGGCAAAGCCACAACGCGTATTTTGGGCGGTATCTGAAGGCGCTGTCGCGGCAACCTTATTGCTGGTAGGCGGACTCAGCGCAATACAAAACGCGTCTATATCAATGGGGGCGGTGATGTCCCTGGTATTAGTTCTTGCTTGTTTTGCGCTTGTTAAGTCCCTGCGTAGGGACCAAAAATAG
- a CDS encoding NF038132 family protein — MNLFNKKVVGAALALLLSGTAQADIVWSGTGNFGTAMPNGDIGASPEGGEFGYVSTNLGVEQTGLDLGEETDGSTIISSAFTVEAGDELSFFFNYITSDGAGFADYAWAQLMDDTGELVATLFTARSTPDGNTVPGFDMPDPTATLIPSEVTTIDGATSFSELGEDSGTCYDTGCGNTGWIESLFTIDEAGSYMLSLGVTNWSDSLYDSALLFDNIEINNEDITPPPPSASVPAPASLLLVGGVLFGLTARRRKR, encoded by the coding sequence ATGAATTTATTTAATAAAAAAGTTGTAGGTGCCGCGTTAGCACTTTTACTTTCAGGTACAGCTCAGGCGGATATCGTGTGGAGTGGCACCGGTAATTTTGGTACCGCCATGCCTAACGGAGACATTGGCGCCTCACCGGAAGGCGGGGAGTTTGGTTATGTTTCTACTAATCTGGGCGTTGAGCAGACTGGATTGGACCTGGGTGAAGAAACAGACGGCTCTACTATAATCTCTTCGGCCTTTACTGTTGAAGCGGGTGACGAGCTAAGCTTTTTCTTTAATTACATTACTTCTGATGGTGCCGGATTTGCTGACTATGCGTGGGCACAATTGATGGATGATACGGGAGAATTAGTCGCGACCTTATTCACTGCGCGCTCTACTCCTGATGGCAATACTGTTCCCGGCTTTGACATGCCAGATCCGACGGCGACTCTCATCCCATCAGAGGTGACCACTATTGACGGGGCCACCAGCTTTTCTGAGCTGGGAGAAGACAGTGGCACCTGTTACGACACAGGGTGCGGTAACACAGGATGGATTGAATCGCTATTCACTATCGATGAGGCAGGTAGTTACATGCTTTCTCTTGGCGTAACAAACTGGAGTGATAGTCTATATGATTCAGCGCTGTTGTTCGATAACATCGAGATAAACAACGAGGATATCACCCCTCCCCCTCCTTCAGCGTCTGTACCGGCACCTGCCTCTTTACTTTTAGTCGGCGGGGTATTGTTTGGTCTTACTGCAAGACGCCGGAAAAGATAA
- the sbcD gene encoding exonuclease subunit SbcD — translation MRILHTSDWHLGQTFFTKTRKSEHDAFLKWLLALSEKECVDAIIVAGDIFDTGTPPSYARQLYNQFVVDLQKQRCQLVVLGGNHDSVSVLNESRQLLSCLNTHVIASTGIPTEEQVISLYSKDKEVGAILCAIPFIRPRDVLLSQAGDSGMDKRRALGEAITEHYKAVYEAALTQREAVGKSVPIIATGHLTALGVSQSDSVRDIYIGTLEGFAADGFPPADYIALGHIHRPQTVAKSDHIRYSGSPIPLSFDELKHAKHVNIVDFSGDKHTVQVNPVEVPVFQAMASHSGTLKSLEQQLSVYENSEQTVWLSLEVQSQGYLSDLQQRIAAITEPLNAEVLQLRRARQNTAHNGVPEQKETLSELTPAQVFERRLALENFEEDEAAQSRKTRISQQFNAIYQELRSEDSAQ, via the coding sequence TTGAGAATTTTGCATACGTCTGACTGGCATCTGGGGCAGACCTTTTTCACTAAAACCCGAAAGTCTGAACACGACGCGTTTTTAAAGTGGTTATTAGCATTAAGCGAAAAAGAGTGTGTTGATGCCATTATTGTGGCGGGGGACATCTTCGATACCGGCACGCCGCCAAGCTATGCCCGGCAACTTTACAACCAGTTCGTGGTAGATCTGCAGAAGCAGCGTTGTCAGCTGGTGGTGCTGGGGGGTAACCATGATTCAGTATCGGTGCTTAATGAATCGCGCCAGTTGCTGTCTTGCCTGAATACGCACGTAATTGCCAGTACGGGGATTCCTACCGAAGAACAGGTAATAAGTCTTTACAGCAAAGATAAAGAGGTTGGTGCCATTCTTTGTGCCATTCCCTTTATTCGCCCCAGAGATGTCCTTCTCAGTCAGGCCGGTGACTCTGGCATGGATAAACGTCGGGCTCTTGGCGAAGCAATCACTGAGCATTATAAGGCCGTATATGAGGCAGCGCTGACACAGCGCGAAGCGGTTGGTAAGTCAGTCCCCATCATCGCCACCGGCCATTTAACAGCACTGGGCGTCAGTCAGTCTGACAGTGTCAGGGATATCTACATCGGAACACTTGAAGGGTTCGCGGCAGACGGCTTTCCGCCGGCTGATTATATTGCGCTTGGTCACATTCACCGGCCTCAGACGGTGGCTAAATCTGATCATATTCGCTACAGCGGGTCGCCCATCCCCCTGAGCTTTGATGAGCTGAAACATGCCAAGCACGTGAACATTGTCGACTTTAGCGGTGATAAGCACACAGTACAGGTAAACCCGGTCGAGGTGCCGGTTTTTCAGGCAATGGCCAGTCACAGCGGTACGCTTAAGTCACTGGAGCAGCAGTTGTCGGTCTATGAAAATAGCGAGCAGACAGTATGGCTGAGTCTTGAAGTGCAGTCGCAGGGGTATCTGAGCGATCTTCAGCAGCGTATTGCTGCTATAACAGAACCTTTAAATGCGGAAGTGCTGCAACTTCGTCGTGCCCGGCAAAACACGGCGCACAATGGCGTGCCTGAGCAAAAGGAAACCTTGAGCGAGCTGACGCCTGCGCAGGTGTTTGAGCGACGTCTGGCACTGGAAAACTTTGAGGAAGACGAAGCGGCTCAGTCGCGGAAAACGCGCATCTCACAACAGTTTAATGCGATTTATCAGGAACTGAGAAGCGAGGACAGTGCACAATGA